In Paenibacillus guangzhouensis, a single window of DNA contains:
- a CDS encoding anthranilate synthase component I family protein translates to MTMTTRTQWKEWSTAYSVLPMVHKFPWQASEQGIVSWRKAWEAASEYSFVLESGKVGRYTFFGLAPTSVIRGKGNLAETSDGMKLEGAPLPVLKQWMAPYQAPSVDHAPKFIGGCVGYLSYDIVRSLERLSLTAEDDLGLPDYVFMRMDEVWVLDHEAKELYCAVHVPWDQQDQNNAADKLDALYLAAQGRIQRMKQLWDELIASGTGADQETRSRRLAMFQEEGQSVHHGSGTLEGMETVFPRADFEEAVRRIQQYIGQGDVFQVNLSLRQSMAVESTPEQLYEWLRLVNPSPYMGLLRFPDFQIVSASPELLVKLEQGRVSTRPIAGTRRRGRTEEEDLQMEEELRTNEKERAEHIMLVDLERNDLGRISRYGSVRVSELMVIERYSHVMHLVSEVEGELAAGKDAYDVLAATFPGGTITGAPKVRTMEIIEELEPVRRGPYTGSFGWIDYNGNMEFNIIIRTVTLKDAKAHIQTGAGIVIDSVPEREYAECLNKAKAMCKAIQLSELEANAILTSKR, encoded by the coding sequence ATGACAATGACGACAAGGACGCAATGGAAGGAATGGAGTACGGCGTATTCGGTCCTACCGATGGTACACAAATTCCCTTGGCAAGCGTCAGAGCAGGGGATCGTATCATGGCGAAAGGCTTGGGAGGCTGCAAGTGAGTATTCTTTCGTTCTGGAGAGTGGAAAAGTCGGCAGATACACCTTCTTCGGTCTGGCACCGACTTCGGTCATTCGGGGGAAAGGAAATCTGGCGGAGACGAGCGACGGAATGAAGCTCGAAGGGGCACCCTTACCGGTTTTGAAACAATGGATGGCACCGTATCAAGCACCTTCGGTCGATCATGCCCCGAAATTCATTGGAGGTTGTGTCGGCTATCTCAGCTATGATATCGTTCGCTCCTTGGAACGGCTGTCGCTTACTGCGGAAGATGATTTAGGATTGCCGGATTATGTCTTCATGCGAATGGATGAGGTCTGGGTCCTGGATCATGAGGCGAAGGAACTGTACTGCGCCGTACATGTGCCATGGGATCAACAAGACCAAAATAATGCTGCCGACAAACTGGATGCGTTGTATCTCGCAGCGCAAGGTCGCATCCAGCGGATGAAGCAATTATGGGATGAGCTCATCGCTTCGGGCACTGGGGCGGATCAGGAGACACGTTCGAGACGATTGGCAATGTTTCAAGAGGAAGGTCAATCGGTCCATCACGGATCAGGCACACTTGAGGGCATGGAGACGGTATTTCCACGTGCTGATTTTGAAGAAGCAGTACGCCGCATCCAGCAATATATTGGACAAGGGGATGTATTCCAAGTCAATCTGTCGCTCCGCCAGAGCATGGCGGTCGAGTCCACACCGGAGCAATTGTATGAATGGTTGCGCCTCGTGAACCCATCACCGTATATGGGATTGCTTCGCTTCCCCGATTTTCAGATTGTCTCAGCCTCGCCGGAGCTGCTCGTGAAGCTGGAGCAGGGGCGCGTGAGTACACGGCCAATCGCAGGAACCAGACGGCGTGGGCGTACGGAGGAAGAAGACCTTCAGATGGAAGAAGAACTTCGCACGAATGAGAAGGAACGGGCAGAGCATATTATGCTGGTGGATCTAGAGCGGAATGATCTAGGGCGGATTTCGCGTTATGGATCTGTTCGCGTTAGCGAGTTGATGGTTATCGAGCGTTATTCCCATGTGATGCATTTGGTGTCAGAGGTTGAAGGCGAGCTTGCCGCGGGCAAGGATGCATATGATGTACTCGCTGCGACCTTCCCGGGCGGGACGATTACCGGAGCTCCGAAGGTGCGTACGATGGAGATCATTGAGGAGCTGGAGCCCGTTCGCCGTGGGCCATACACGGGATCCTTCGGGTGGATTGACTATAACGGGAATATGGAATTTAATATAATTATTAGAACGGTGACGCTGAAGGACGCGAAGGCGCATATCCAGACGGGAGCAGGGATTGTCATTGATTCCGTGCCTGAACGGGAATATGCGGAATGTCTGAACAAAGCCAAGGCGATGTGCAAGGCCATTCAGCTAAGCGAGTTGGAAGCGAACGCCATTTTGACGAGTAAAAGATAG
- a CDS encoding aminotransferase class IV, which produces MQYIGFNGRIVSPQEAMISVLDHGFLYGLSLFETFRTYGGRPFLLSKHLTRLADGCRAVGIELPRGAELARVERHVAELLQAQGLRDGYVRYTVTAGDAALGLPDGLYMTPNVVVYAKPLPPAAPLAARGRALQLLRTRRNSPEGDVRLKSAHYMNNILAKRELGETPSARAAGGAPAEGLMLNAAGHLAEGIVSNVFFVKNGVCYTPAVDTGILPGITRGFVLELAQLAGVVVEEGYYSWEDLLEADEVFITNSIQEIVPIHTLYDLERIQWRSGSRSQSTGVSEAVDRSPSDEELRSSIPTTHLLHQAYQQAIDQHIKAVQ; this is translated from the coding sequence ATGCAATACATCGGATTCAACGGTCGTATCGTTTCGCCGCAGGAGGCCATGATCTCGGTACTGGATCATGGCTTTTTGTACGGGCTCAGCTTGTTCGAGACGTTCCGCACCTATGGCGGACGTCCGTTCCTGCTGAGCAAGCACCTCACCCGCCTCGCGGACGGCTGTCGCGCGGTCGGGATCGAGCTCCCGCGCGGCGCCGAGCTTGCGCGGGTAGAGCGCCACGTCGCCGAGCTGCTGCAGGCCCAGGGCCTGCGCGACGGCTACGTGCGCTACACCGTCACGGCCGGCGATGCTGCGCTCGGCCTGCCGGATGGCCTGTACATGACGCCGAACGTCGTCGTGTACGCGAAGCCCTTGCCCCCGGCCGCACCACTGGCGGCGAGGGGCCGAGCCCTGCAGCTATTGCGCACGCGCCGCAATAGCCCGGAAGGGGATGTGCGTCTCAAATCCGCACATTACATGAACAACATCCTCGCGAAGCGTGAGCTCGGCGAGACCCCATCGGCCCGCGCGGCAGGTGGCGCGCCCGCCGAAGGCTTAATGCTGAACGCCGCAGGACACCTTGCCGAAGGCATTGTCAGCAATGTCTTCTTCGTGAAGAACGGCGTATGCTATACCCCTGCGGTCGATACCGGCATTCTGCCCGGCATCACGCGCGGCTTCGTGCTGGAGCTGGCGCAGCTGGCAGGCGTCGTGGTGGAAGAAGGGTATTATTCGTGGGAAGATCTGCTCGAAGCGGATGAAGTGTTCATCACAAATTCGATTCAAGAGATCGTTCCTATTCATACCTTATATGATCTTGAACGTATCCAGTGGCGTAGCGGATCACGAAGTCAGTCGACAGGCGTATCCGAGGCCGTGGATCGAAGCCCGTCCGATGAAGAGTTACGATCTTCTATTCCAACTACGCATCTATTACATCAGGCTTATCAACAAGCCATCGATCAACATATAAAGGCGGTGCAATAA
- the pabA gene encoding aminodeoxychorismate/anthranilate synthase component II, with protein sequence MILVIDNYDSFTYNLVQYLGELGEEVVVHRNDEIDIAGIEAMNPDHILISPGPCTPNEAGISMEVIAYFKGKIPILGVCLGHQSIGQVFGGNVIRAEKLMHGKTSEMHHNGEGLFEGLPSPFTATRYHSLIVERASLPDCLEITAETADGEIMGLRHREYAIVGLQFHPESIMTDHGHRMLHNFLQLRADAAKGEM encoded by the coding sequence ATGATTTTAGTAATCGATAACTATGATTCCTTCACGTATAACTTGGTGCAGTATTTAGGCGAATTGGGTGAAGAAGTGGTCGTACACCGGAACGATGAGATCGATATTGCGGGGATCGAGGCGATGAACCCCGACCATATCTTGATCTCGCCGGGGCCATGCACACCGAATGAAGCGGGCATCAGTATGGAGGTTATTGCATATTTCAAAGGTAAAATTCCGATTCTTGGCGTGTGCCTCGGCCACCAGTCGATCGGACAAGTGTTCGGCGGCAACGTTATTCGTGCGGAGAAGCTGATGCACGGGAAGACGTCCGAGATGCACCACAACGGGGAAGGGCTGTTCGAAGGCCTGCCGTCCCCATTCACGGCGACGCGGTACCATTCGCTGATCGTCGAGCGGGCGTCGCTGCCGGACTGTCTTGAGATTACGGCGGAGACGGCGGATGGCGAGATTATGGGACTACGACACCGCGAGTATGCCATTGTCGGTCTGCAGTTCCATCCGGAATCGATTATGACGGACCATGGGCACCGGATGCTGCATAATTTCTTGCAATTACGCGCCGACGCCGCGAAAGGTGAAATGTAA
- a CDS encoding type III pantothenate kinase: MILVIDVGNTNIVLGLYQGRELLHHWRLSTNRSATVDEYGIQIHNLFRMGRVETDAIDGVIISCVVPPIMGTLEHLCETYLGKTPLVVGPGLKTGLNIRYENPREVGADRIVNSVSAIEQYGGPLIVVDFGTATTFDYIDQKGNYLGGAIVPGLGISTEALYQRAAKLPRIDLSKPKSVIGRNTVHSMQAGIIYGYAGQVDGIVERMKAETGENPKVIATGGLAALIAKESRSIDEINSMLTLEGLRLIYQRNQHIS, from the coding sequence GTGATACTGGTTATCGATGTAGGGAACACGAATATCGTATTGGGGCTCTATCAAGGCCGAGAGCTGCTGCACCACTGGCGGTTAAGCACGAATCGGTCTGCTACGGTAGACGAATACGGCATTCAAATTCATAATTTATTCCGCATGGGCCGTGTCGAGACGGATGCGATTGATGGGGTGATCATCTCGTGCGTTGTGCCGCCGATTATGGGGACACTTGAGCATTTGTGTGAGACGTATTTAGGCAAGACACCGCTCGTCGTTGGGCCGGGGCTCAAGACGGGACTAAATATTCGTTACGAGAATCCGCGTGAAGTCGGGGCGGACCGTATCGTAAATTCCGTTTCTGCGATTGAACAGTATGGCGGACCGCTGATTGTTGTGGATTTTGGTACAGCGACGACCTTCGATTATATTGATCAGAAGGGGAACTACCTAGGCGGAGCCATCGTCCCGGGCCTTGGCATCTCAACGGAGGCATTGTATCAACGGGCAGCGAAGCTGCCGAGAATTGACCTATCGAAGCCGAAATCCGTCATCGGGCGTAATACCGTCCATTCCATGCAAGCAGGTATCATTTATGGCTATGCAGGGCAAGTCGATGGGATTGTGGAGAGGATGAAAGCCGAGACCGGTGAGAACCCTAAAGTCATTGCCACAGGCGGGCTGGCGGCGTTGATCGCGAAGGAATCAAGATCGATTGATGAGATCAATTCGATGCTGACATTAGAGGGATTGCGTCTCATCTATCAACGGAATCAGCATATATCATAA
- the nadC gene encoding carboxylating nicotinate-nucleotide diphosphorylase, which translates to MFNVYNQALRDQIRAWLQEDIGTGDVTTAFTIPAGTQSKGIIHAKEAGVIAGIPVAQLVFEIVDPTLICYAQVEDGQYVDKGTTLLIVEGSTHSILTGERLALNLMQRLSGIATKTRKFVDALEGLPTRLVDTRKTTPGHRALEKYAVRVGGGANHRFGLYDAVMIKDNHIKGAGGIKPAVERARMNIPHTMKIEVEVENFDQLEEALEAQADIIMFDNMSPSRMAEAVRLVKSRAPHIVTEASGGITLESIREKAESGVEVISVGGLTYSVAALDISLDLNEKKAEA; encoded by the coding sequence ATGTTTAATGTATATAATCAGGCGCTGCGCGACCAGATTCGCGCATGGCTTCAGGAGGATATCGGGACGGGGGACGTAACGACAGCCTTTACGATCCCGGCTGGCACACAGTCCAAGGGCATCATTCATGCGAAGGAAGCGGGTGTGATCGCAGGGATTCCTGTGGCGCAGCTCGTATTCGAAATTGTGGATCCTACACTGATATGTTATGCGCAGGTGGAAGATGGGCAATATGTTGATAAAGGCACAACGCTGCTTATTGTCGAAGGAAGTACGCATAGCATTTTGACAGGAGAGCGCCTTGCACTGAACTTGATGCAGCGTCTATCAGGGATTGCGACGAAGACGCGAAAATTCGTTGATGCATTAGAGGGGCTTCCGACTCGCCTTGTCGATACAAGAAAGACGACACCAGGCCACAGGGCTCTAGAGAAATATGCCGTACGTGTTGGCGGAGGCGCCAATCATCGCTTTGGGTTGTATGATGCGGTCATGATTAAGGATAATCATATTAAGGGCGCGGGCGGCATTAAACCAGCCGTTGAACGGGCGCGTATGAACATTCCGCATACCATGAAAATCGAAGTTGAAGTTGAGAATTTCGACCAGCTCGAAGAGGCGCTTGAAGCACAGGCAGATATTATTATGTTCGATAATATGAGCCCATCGCGTATGGCAGAGGCTGTGCGACTCGTGAAGTCGCGTGCGCCGCATATTGTCACAGAGGCATCCGGCGGGATCACACTCGAGAGTATTCGTGAGAAAGCAGAGAGCGGCGTTGAAGTGATCTCTGTTGGCGGATTAACCTATTCCGTTGCAGCCTTGGACATCAGTCTAGATCTAAATGAGAAGAAGGCGGAGGCATAA
- the hslO gene encoding Hsp33 family molecular chaperone HslO — MTEAGQQKDYLIRGTAYNGKVRVFAVRTTQLVDELRRRHDTYPTATAALGRTASAAAMMGAMLKGEEKLTIQVKGDGPIGQIVVDANAHGDVRGYVNNPDVHLPSNAQGKLDVAGAVGREGFIYIIKDLGLKEPYRGSTPIVSGELAEDFTYYFAKSEQTPSAVGLGVLVDTDGSVIEAGGFIIQLLPGLTDEEITKIENALGVLPTVTTLLNQGMDLDEMLCQIVDDVQIMDQMDIQFRCKCSRDRVETTLLSLGKSEIEQLIADDEQAEVVCHFCNEPYKFNREELAALLERATK, encoded by the coding sequence ATGACAGAAGCAGGACAACAGAAAGATTATTTAATTCGGGGTACGGCTTACAACGGAAAAGTACGTGTGTTTGCAGTACGGACGACACAGCTGGTGGATGAGTTACGACGCCGTCATGATACTTATCCGACTGCGACAGCGGCACTCGGACGTACGGCTTCGGCAGCTGCCATGATGGGAGCCATGCTGAAGGGCGAAGAGAAGCTGACCATTCAGGTCAAAGGCGACGGGCCTATCGGACAGATCGTGGTCGATGCGAATGCGCACGGTGATGTTCGCGGTTACGTGAACAATCCTGACGTTCATTTGCCGAGTAATGCGCAGGGCAAATTGGATGTTGCCGGTGCAGTAGGACGTGAAGGCTTCATCTATATCATTAAAGATTTGGGGCTGAAGGAGCCTTATCGCGGCAGCACACCGATTGTCTCGGGTGAACTTGCGGAAGACTTTACGTACTATTTTGCCAAATCAGAACAGACGCCATCTGCGGTAGGACTTGGCGTTCTCGTCGATACAGATGGTTCTGTGATTGAAGCTGGCGGTTTTATTATTCAATTATTGCCTGGATTAACCGATGAAGAAATTACGAAGATTGAGAATGCACTCGGTGTGCTTCCGACAGTAACGACGCTGCTCAATCAAGGCATGGATCTTGATGAGATGCTGTGCCAGATCGTGGACGATGTCCAGATCATGGATCAGATGGACATTCAGTTCCGCTGCAAGTGCTCGCGTGATCGGGTAGAGACGACACTGCTTAGCCTAGGGAAATCCGAGATTGAACAGTTGATTGCAGATGATGAGCAAGCGGAAGTTGTCTGCCATTTCTGTAACGAGCCCTACAAGTTCAACCGCGAGGAGCTTGCTGCGTTGCTAGAGCGTGCCACAAAGTAA
- the cysK gene encoding cysteine synthase A translates to MARIVQNVTDLIGDTPLVRLNRIVPEGSAEIYVKLEYQNPGSSVKDRIAINMIEAAEKEGRIKPGDTIIEPTSGNTGIGLALVAAAKGYKAILVMPETMSLERRNLLRAYGAELVLTPGAEGMNGAVRRAEELASENPSYFIPQQFKNQANVEIHRLTTGPEIVEAINSLDGQLDAFVAGIGTGGTISGAGEVLKQNFPNIRIVAVEPSASPILSGGKPGPHKIQGIGANFIPEILNREIYDQIITVENDDAFELARRVAKEEGILVGISSGAAIHAALKVAAELGAGKRVVAIVPSNGERYLSTPLFNFEN, encoded by the coding sequence ATGGCTAGAATCGTGCAGAATGTTACGGACCTTATTGGAGATACACCGCTTGTTCGCTTGAATCGCATTGTTCCTGAAGGCAGTGCAGAGATTTACGTGAAGCTGGAATACCAGAACCCAGGCTCCAGTGTGAAAGACCGTATTGCGATCAACATGATTGAAGCAGCTGAGAAAGAAGGCCGCATTAAGCCAGGGGACACCATCATTGAGCCTACGAGTGGAAACACAGGAATCGGACTTGCACTTGTCGCAGCAGCGAAAGGGTACAAAGCGATTCTTGTTATGCCAGAGACGATGAGTCTTGAGCGCCGCAACTTGCTTCGCGCGTATGGTGCGGAATTGGTGTTAACACCAGGAGCAGAAGGCATGAATGGTGCCGTTCGTCGTGCGGAAGAGCTCGCTTCAGAGAATCCTAGCTATTTCATCCCGCAACAATTCAAGAACCAAGCGAACGTTGAGATCCACCGTCTAACGACGGGACCTGAGATCGTTGAAGCGATCAACTCGCTAGATGGACAATTGGATGCATTCGTGGCAGGGATCGGTACGGGCGGAACGATTTCCGGTGCAGGTGAAGTGTTGAAGCAGAACTTCCCGAACATTCGTATCGTGGCAGTTGAACCATCGGCATCGCCAATTCTCTCTGGCGGCAAACCGGGGCCTCATAAAATTCAAGGTATCGGTGCGAACTTCATTCCAGAAATTCTGAATCGTGAGATTTATGATCAGATCATTACAGTTGAGAACGATGATGCATTCGAGCTAGCGCGTCGTGTTGCGAAGGAAGAAGGCATCCTGGTTGGTATTTCTTCCGGTGCGGCAATTCATGCGGCATTGAAGGTTGCGGCTGAGCTGGGAGCGGGTAAACGTGTTGTTGCCATTGTTCCAAGTAACGGTGAGCGCTACCTCAGTACTCCACTGTTTAATTTCGAGAACTAA
- a CDS encoding peptidylprolyl isomerase, with translation MEKGLWVSVAVLVGCVVILSCIILLRLSASESKQQEGQDASSQHEDASVIARLGSESITEAQVQHELTKKYGVQMLQDMLKEKAVAQEAELLGIQVTPVEVDEELGRLVAGYENEDAYYKMMFAQAGLTRAGVRDDIYRGLLMDKIMVAYANVREDEIDGYISENPRVFHAPEQLNISQITVNTKQEAESILEQLADHADFASLAEQYSTDAFSADQGGELGLIDLDDPFADAVILASAARLEVGQVDGPIKLKQGYAVIQLNGRIAARSMSDAESRMVARKEIAHTKGKSSQEIEQDLLEKYGAEVLDSKYLAIQ, from the coding sequence ATGGAGAAAGGCCTTTGGGTCTCTGTTGCGGTGTTGGTCGGTTGTGTTGTTATTTTATCATGTATTATTTTGCTTCGATTGTCGGCGTCCGAATCGAAGCAGCAGGAAGGTCAAGACGCCTCGTCACAGCATGAAGATGCGAGCGTGATTGCTCGTCTTGGTAGTGAGTCGATCACCGAAGCACAGGTTCAGCATGAGCTAACGAAAAAATATGGCGTGCAAATGCTTCAAGACATGCTGAAGGAGAAAGCCGTCGCGCAAGAGGCTGAGCTTCTAGGCATTCAGGTGACGCCCGTTGAGGTAGATGAAGAACTGGGTCGTCTGGTGGCTGGGTATGAGAATGAAGATGCGTATTATAAGATGATGTTCGCGCAGGCCGGGCTAACGCGAGCTGGGGTTCGTGATGATATCTATCGAGGGCTCCTCATGGATAAGATTATGGTCGCGTATGCAAATGTTCGGGAAGATGAGATCGATGGCTATATTTCGGAGAATCCGAGGGTATTCCATGCGCCTGAGCAGCTTAACATTTCCCAGATCACCGTGAATACGAAGCAAGAAGCGGAATCCATCCTGGAGCAGCTTGCGGATCATGCTGATTTTGCCTCATTAGCAGAACAGTACTCTACGGATGCCTTCTCCGCGGATCAGGGCGGTGAATTAGGTCTTATCGATTTGGACGATCCTTTTGCGGACGCGGTTATTCTCGCTTCAGCGGCACGTCTTGAGGTTGGGCAAGTGGATGGACCGATCAAGCTCAAACAAGGATACGCTGTGATTCAATTGAACGGCAGAATAGCGGCGCGCTCGATGAGCGATGCGGAGTCCCGTATGGTCGCGCGGAAAGAAATTGCGCATACCAAAGGAAAGTCTTCGCAAGAAATCGAGCAGGATCTCCTAGAGAAATATGGTGCGGAAGTCTTGGATTCGAAATATTTGGCGATTCAATAA